TCAAAAGCAAATATTGCTGTGATCAAAGACGGAATTTCCAAACTTCCTGATGCTTGGGCTCTGGAAATTACAGGACATACTGACCAAGTAGGACCTGAGCAAGCTGAAGGCGATAAAAAAGGAAACGTTTTCTACGGAGACATTCGCGCAAAAGCAGTGAAACAAGCTCTGGTTAAACAAGGAATTCCTGCAAATCGCATCGTAGTTAAGAGCGCTGGTTCTTCTTCTCCAGTTTCCGGATTGGATGCAAAAGACCCTAAAAACCGCAGAGTTACCTTCAAGTTCGTAGAGCAAGGTAAGTAA
Above is a window of Leptospira semungkisensis DNA encoding:
- the loa22 gene encoding OmpA family outer membrane lipoprotein Loa22 codes for the protein MVKKILNILLVGATVFSIALCSSGEKKEQAAPEPGSEQNAAASRNVNVDSPADVINNQIKDFRYPDGITRPGFSYKKADVSAGDFSEWSKANIAVIKDGISKLPDAWALEITGHTDQVGPEQAEGDKKGNVFYGDIRAKAVKQALVKQGIPANRIVVKSAGSSSPVSGLDAKDPKNRRVTFKFVEQGK